The genome window CATGATCTGGGACGTGATTTTTCCCTCGCCGGCAAGACCCTTGAGAGCGCCAATAGGCAGTCCCATACCGTCTGCCAGCGCTTTCATCAAGCGCGGCGCAGCTTCGTTGACAGCATTGAACTCTTCGCCGCGCAGGGTGCCGGAGGCGAAGGCCTGCGACAACTGCAGCTGGGCCGAAGCTGACTCCGTCGCCGTAGCGCCGGAAACCCTCAGCGCCAAGTTGACGGTTTCGGTGATGTCGGTAACCTGCTTTAGCGTCGTGCCCAGTTCGCGCGTGCCGTTGGCAATGCGCGCATACAGCGTTCCGGTGCCAGCCAAGGACTGCTGCGAGCCAGTAGCGATGCGTTTCACATCGGCGTAGGCCGCGTTGTATTCGTTCTGCGACACCGTCGCCAGACGTAGCTGGGCAGTGAATTTCGTATACTCATCGCTCATGCCGACGATGGCGGCCAGCCCCGTGCCCATACCGATGGCTCCCAAGGCGGCGCCAACCTTGTCGCTGTACGACGCGATATCGCGAAGAGAAGATGTCGACTGCGTGCGCAAGCGATTGAATTCCCGGATCGCCTGGGCCGAGTCGGCGGTAATGATTACGCGTGATTCATTTGCCATCGGTTTTCTCTCTCCAGGCGCTCAAGGTCGCCCGCTCCATACATTGAATTTCATGAAAAATACGCTCTTCGTCACGTCGCTTGACGCGAGCCTTGCGCATGACCACTTCCACGCCTGGATATGACAGGCCGGTTGCACCGGCCATACCGACCATCCATTGCGTGCTCATGGCTTGGAACAAGTTCCAGCTGGGCACGTTCTCGGGCCATAAGTAGAGCGCCTCGCTGATGACAGGTGCCCGCCGAATCCGCAGCCCCATCACTGCTGCCGCCTCTTCGGCCGCCTCGCGCCTCTGCTGTTCGTCCTCTTCAGATTCCACCAGGCCGAGCGCCACATGGCGCGCGACCTGACTTAGTTTTTTGCCTTGGCGCCGGCCTCTTTCATGTAGGCGGTGAAGCACAGCATGCCCAGGCCGGAGATATTGAGGAGGGCTTCGAGCGCCTCGGCGCAAAACTCCGCCGGGGTGTCATCTTCCTCCAGCACCAGGCGCTGATCGCGCCAGCCGGTTGCGACGCCGGAGATGAACTCGTCCACTTGCGTTTCGCCACTGCCCAGGGCCGTTTTCAGGTCCGCAGCATCGAGGCGATTGCAAATCAAGGTGAATTTGAACGCGATGGCCTTGCCGCTCTCATTGGTATGGGAGCCGGCCACCAGTACTGCCACGGTATTACCGACAACGATTTTGTATTTTTTGGTCATGATGTATTTCCTGACTGCGGGGCCAGCATGGCCCCTGGGTTTAAAAACTGGTAGTGATGCGGATTTCGTCGTTGCCGGCAACCGGGTTGACCAGCAGCTTGTAACCGATCATGCGGGCGCCGTTAAGGTCTTCCTTGGACGGCTCAATGCGCTGCACACCGGGCATGAACACGCCGACACGGCTGCCGGCAACAGTGCCGTGGATCATGCCGAGGCTCGTCTTGGCGGTGGCCAGCACGGCGGCCATGGCGGCAACCTCCTGCGCCGCCGTCAGTTCCAGCTGCACTGCGCCTGTTACCTTGCGTTCGGTAATTGGTACGGATTCACCACCCAGTAGCGCCTGAAACGGCGAGGTGACACCCAGATCAACCGTCAGCCCCTTACTCGGGTAGGAATCGCCGCCGATCAGCGCTGGTGGCGTGGTGATCGCATGTGTAGCACCCCACATCAGCTTACCGGAGTTGGCATCCAGCACGATCTCCGGGACTTGCCACTCTTCCAGGTCTGCCGTTGGAGCAGCGGCCTCGCGAATGCCGCCGTACAGGCAGACGAACTTGCACGAGATGACTGGTTTTTCGCCAACGCTCAACTTCAGCGAAGCGGTACCGCGCGCGCCCAAGCCTTTATGCAGCACGCCATCGTCATACCAGTAAATGGTGGCCGATTCGAAACCTGTTGAAATCGGGACATAATCCACACGCACGCCTGCCGTGATGACCTCGGCGAAACCACAGGCGCGCAGCAGCGGACCCCACGCAGGCGCGGTACCCAGTGTGCCGGCACCGACCAGTTCGACGTCGAAACCCATTTCAACGTGGCGGCTACCGACCAGCTGCTCGTCACCGCCAAGGTATGGCCGGATATTATTGCGGTCGACGTTTTGCGCGTTCAGCGGGTTGATGCTCAGCGTGCTGACCAGCATTGCGTTGGCCGCGCCAGTTGGCAC of Janthinobacterium sp. PAMC25594 contains these proteins:
- a CDS encoding DUF1799 domain-containing protein, which produces MALGLVESEEDEQQRREAAEEAAAVMGLRIRRAPVISEALYLWPENVPSWNLFQAMSTQWMVGMAGATGLSYPGVEVVMRKARVKRRDEERIFHEIQCMERATLSAWREKTDGK
- a CDS encoding phage tail tube protein, translating into MSRLIRNTAILAKIEPVYGVDAVPTGAANAMLVSTLSINPLNAQNVDRNNIRPYLGGDEQLVGSRHVEMGFDVELVGAGTLGTAPAWGPLLRACGFAEVITAGVRVDYVPISTGFESATIYWYDDGVLHKGLGARGTASLKLSVGEKPVISCKFVCLYGGIREAAAPTADLEEWQVPEIVLDANSGKLMWGATHAITTPPALIGGDSYPSKGLTVDLGVTSPFQALLGGESVPITERKVTGAVQLELTAAQEVAAMAAVLATAKTSLGMIHGTVAGSRVGVFMPGVQRIEPSKEDLNGARMIGYKLLVNPVAGNDEIRITTSF